The proteins below come from a single Anderseniella sp. Alg231-50 genomic window:
- a CDS encoding sigma 54-interacting transcriptional regulator, with the protein MSVSVPRRNQVLIVEDKPSLASVYRAHLEKDGFACELAAGQPAAAAHLENSHVDAIVLSLELDGPDCISLIEKWSAGNPSASIIVIAANASINDAVDAVRAGAWDYLVKPVSRNRLITTLANACRSPAQQDATRPAGPSLPVTSAPDTMIGSSRAMADTRSQIEAIASSSAPAFITGESGTGKELCAQAIHDFSPRADQPFIALNCGAIPHDLMESEIFGHLKGAFTGAISDREGAAAAADGGTLFLDEICEMELSLQIKLLRFLQTGTIQPVGSTHTRKVDIRIICATNRTPQKEVAEGRFREDLYFRLHVLPVQLKPLRERDRDVAELASCFLDTYTREEARSFSRIDNDAVDTLLAYHWPGNIRELQNVIRQSVVLHDGEALETHMLPDHITNAKPACSSPVTGQNGRLLWQIERDVIEAAISGFAGSIPKAADALGISPSTIYRKRETWAEKSA; encoded by the coding sequence ATGTCAGTTTCTGTACCAAGGCGTAATCAGGTCCTGATTGTCGAGGACAAGCCGTCACTTGCCAGTGTGTATCGCGCCCATCTTGAAAAGGATGGGTTCGCCTGCGAGCTGGCGGCTGGCCAGCCCGCTGCGGCTGCCCATCTTGAAAACAGCCATGTTGATGCGATTGTCCTGTCCCTGGAGCTGGACGGTCCGGATTGTATCTCCCTCATCGAGAAATGGTCCGCCGGCAATCCGTCAGCTTCCATCATCGTCATTGCAGCCAACGCTTCGATAAACGACGCCGTTGATGCGGTGCGTGCCGGAGCCTGGGACTACCTGGTCAAACCGGTATCGCGCAACCGCCTGATCACCACATTGGCCAATGCCTGCCGGTCTCCTGCACAGCAGGATGCAACGCGGCCGGCCGGCCCTTCCCTTCCGGTAACCAGCGCACCTGACACGATGATCGGTTCTTCGCGCGCCATGGCTGATACCCGCAGCCAGATCGAGGCCATAGCGTCCTCCAGCGCACCGGCTTTCATTACCGGCGAAAGCGGCACCGGCAAGGAACTGTGCGCCCAGGCCATTCATGATTTCTCGCCTCGAGCAGACCAGCCGTTCATCGCGCTCAATTGCGGTGCCATCCCGCATGACCTGATGGAATCAGAAATTTTCGGACACCTGAAAGGAGCCTTCACCGGCGCCATATCCGACCGCGAAGGCGCTGCTGCGGCAGCCGACGGCGGCACCTTGTTTCTGGACGAAATCTGCGAGATGGAATTGTCCCTGCAGATCAAGTTGTTGCGTTTCCTGCAGACCGGCACCATTCAACCGGTCGGGTCAACCCACACCCGCAAGGTGGATATCCGCATAATCTGCGCCACCAACCGCACTCCGCAAAAAGAAGTGGCCGAAGGCCGCTTCCGGGAAGACCTGTACTTCCGCCTGCACGTCCTGCCGGTGCAACTGAAACCGTTGCGCGAGCGTGATCGCGATGTCGCGGAACTGGCGTCCTGTTTCCTGGATACCTACACCCGCGAAGAGGCGCGCTCGTTCAGCCGCATCGACAATGATGCCGTCGACACCCTGCTGGCCTATCACTGGCCGGGCAATATCCGGGAGTTGCAGAACGTTATTCGCCAGTCCGTGGTCCTGCACGACGGTGAGGCGCTCGAAACCCATATGCTGCCCGATCACATCACCAACGCCAAACCCGCGTGTTCGTCGCCGGTAACCGGCCAGAACGGGCGGTTGCTGTGGCAGATTGAACGGGATGTGATCGAAGCCGCCATTTCCGGTTTCGCGGGCTCCATCCCAAAGGCCGCCGATGCGCTGGGCATCAGCCCTTCAACCATTTACCGCAAGCGCGAAACCTGGGCGGAAAAATCCGCCTGA
- a CDS encoding TIGR00730 family Rossman fold protein, translating into MSEQKTPHEQVASPSFTLPTLDQDFLLGDSTRGIRFMLEYMKAEEHLREWGVRTTIVAFGSARVKEDDEGKRGHWYRSAKEIGRIVSERGGALEHDAELRDNVIATGGGPGIMEAANKGAFEAGAPTIGFNITLPHEQDPNAWSTPDLTFNFHYFAMRKMHLAMRANGLVVFPGGFGTMDELFEILTLVQTGKMSPIPIVLFDREFWTNVVNLDVFVEAGTISPGDINLFHYAETAEEAWDHLVKGGILHETPRQAD; encoded by the coding sequence ATGAGCGAACAGAAGACACCGCATGAGCAAGTGGCATCACCGTCCTTTACCTTGCCGACACTGGACCAGGACTTTCTGCTGGGAGATTCAACCCGCGGCATCCGGTTCATGCTGGAATACATGAAGGCCGAGGAACACCTGCGCGAATGGGGCGTGCGTACAACCATCGTGGCGTTTGGATCAGCCCGCGTGAAGGAAGACGATGAAGGCAAGCGCGGGCACTGGTATCGCTCTGCAAAGGAGATCGGCCGCATCGTGTCGGAACGCGGCGGCGCGCTGGAACACGATGCTGAACTGCGCGACAATGTCATTGCAACCGGCGGCGGTCCCGGCATCATGGAAGCCGCCAACAAGGGTGCCTTCGAAGCAGGCGCACCAACGATCGGGTTCAACATCACCCTGCCCCACGAGCAGGACCCCAATGCCTGGTCAACCCCGGACCTGACATTCAACTTTCACTATTTCGCCATGCGCAAGATGCACCTGGCCATGCGCGCCAACGGGCTCGTGGTGTTTCCCGGCGGTTTCGGCACGATGGACGAACTGTTCGAAATCCTCACCCTCGTTCAGACCGGCAAGATGTCACCCATCCCGATTGTCCTGTTCGACAGGGAGTTCTGGACCAATGTGGTCAATCTGGATGTGTTCGTGGAAGCGGGCACCATCTCGCCCGGCGACATAAACCTGTTTCACTATGCCGAAACGGCCGAAGAAGCCTGGGATCATCTGGTCAAGGGCGGGATTTTGCATGAAACTCCCCGGCAGGCGGACTGA
- a CDS encoding GRP family sugar transporter, whose product MAYPLYDLTPTIQINLPRLQITIMPASSAQTVNSNVHGMAWMVVSGLCFTAVMISVRNVGPDLPAAVSAAIRYAFGIVLLAPMLMKADFRFPRGRNLKLHIWRGTFHGLGVLLWFYAMARIPMAEVTAISYTAPIFMTIGAVMFFAEKIQLRRMGAIIAGLAGVFIILRPGFETLSSGQLAQLAATPLFAAAMLLVKRLTQTDSAAMIVIMLNFICLAVLAPIAVLTWKTPDGAQLLWLVCATIAATAGHYCLTRSYAAAEITVVQPVTFLQLVWSAMFGFLLFSETPDVWVFAGGAVILAASTYIAHRERKQQSVLKPDEATLPSRVPGAGV is encoded by the coding sequence ATGGCGTATCCCCTATACGATCTCACGCCGACCATCCAGATCAATTTGCCACGGCTTCAAATCACGATCATGCCAGCGTCCAGCGCACAAACAGTTAACTCCAACGTTCATGGCATGGCCTGGATGGTGGTGTCGGGATTGTGTTTTACCGCCGTGATGATTTCTGTCCGCAATGTCGGACCTGACCTGCCGGCAGCTGTGTCTGCCGCAATCCGGTACGCGTTTGGCATTGTTCTGCTGGCGCCGATGCTGATGAAGGCCGATTTCCGGTTTCCACGCGGCCGTAACCTGAAACTGCACATCTGGCGCGGGACTTTTCACGGTCTTGGCGTGTTGTTGTGGTTTTATGCAATGGCGCGCATTCCGATGGCCGAGGTAACGGCCATCAGCTACACGGCACCGATATTCATGACAATCGGTGCCGTGATGTTCTTCGCCGAGAAAATCCAGTTGCGAAGAATGGGGGCCATCATTGCCGGGCTGGCCGGAGTGTTCATCATCCTGCGGCCGGGCTTTGAAACCCTGTCGAGCGGTCAACTGGCCCAGCTTGCCGCAACGCCGCTGTTTGCAGCTGCCATGTTGCTGGTCAAGCGCCTGACGCAGACCGACAGTGCGGCGATGATCGTGATCATGCTGAATTTTATCTGCCTCGCGGTACTGGCCCCGATTGCCGTACTGACCTGGAAAACACCTGATGGAGCGCAATTGTTGTGGCTGGTGTGCGCCACCATTGCAGCGACAGCCGGACATTACTGCCTGACCCGATCCTACGCGGCAGCCGAGATTACCGTTGTTCAGCCGGTCACATTCCTGCAACTGGTCTGGTCGGCCATGTTCGGGTTTCTGCTGTTCTCCGAGACACCTGATGTGTGGGTGTTTGCAGGTGGTGCCGTCATCCTGGCGGCCAGCACCTACATCGCGCATCGTGAACGCAAGCAGCAATCTGTGTTGAAGCCGGATGAGGCTACTTTGCCCTCTCGAGTGCCCGGCGCAGGCGTCTGA
- a CDS encoding MBL fold metallo-hydrolase RNA specificity domain-containing protein encodes MSIELSFHGAARTVTGSCFRLKTPHSSVLIDCGLFQGSKTLRELNYQPLPFKPESIDAVLLTHAHIDHAGILPKLVRHGFKGKIHATEPSMDLSSVMLPDSGHIQENEIERLNRRNRQRGRKELEPIYTMDDALQTVQQFSPVDYETWTQATRDIRARYWNAGHMLGSTSIEVEVSQGDGEQPLRLFFSGDIGPDHKLLQHDPDAPSGYDYLLCEATFGATDRVETNPDERRALLAKHVNDAAGKRGVLLIPSFAVERTQEVLTDLMMIMANGEAPSAPVFIDSPLARRATAIFEKHADLLANAKALKAALKSPDLRISETVDDSKAIGKLSGFHVVLSASGMCDAGRIKHHLKNHLHRRNATVLMVGYQANGTLGRVLLNGAKKVRIHGEEIQVNAAIERINGYSGHADAPELERWISERLPVHRNMFLIHGEEEGMAGLTSRIAKKLMPASRILQPEIDETFRLDGKKAVKVHSDQRRSIDPPEASRKPDYNNELTQLVLDINEAVEKVAGNKNRSKLIRRLRRALERAK; translated from the coding sequence ATGAGCATCGAACTTTCCTTTCACGGGGCCGCCCGAACTGTGACCGGCTCCTGTTTCAGGCTGAAAACACCACACTCCTCCGTTTTGATCGATTGCGGCCTGTTCCAAGGCTCCAAGACCTTGCGGGAACTGAACTACCAGCCGCTGCCCTTCAAACCTGAAAGCATTGACGCGGTGCTCCTGACCCACGCCCATATCGACCATGCCGGTATATTGCCCAAGCTTGTCCGGCACGGATTCAAGGGAAAAATTCACGCCACCGAGCCCAGCATGGACTTGTCATCCGTCATGCTGCCGGACTCCGGCCACATCCAGGAAAACGAGATTGAACGGCTGAACCGGCGCAACCGGCAACGCGGCCGCAAGGAACTTGAACCCATCTACACGATGGATGACGCGCTGCAGACGGTTCAGCAGTTTTCACCCGTGGACTACGAAACCTGGACTCAGGCCACCAGGGACATCCGCGCCAGGTACTGGAATGCCGGCCACATGCTCGGCTCCACCTCCATCGAGGTTGAAGTTTCGCAAGGCGACGGCGAGCAACCTTTAAGGCTGTTCTTCTCCGGCGACATCGGACCCGACCACAAATTGCTGCAACACGACCCGGACGCGCCGTCTGGTTATGACTACCTGCTGTGTGAAGCGACCTTCGGCGCAACCGACCGGGTTGAAACCAACCCGGACGAACGCCGTGCCCTGCTGGCCAAACATGTCAACGACGCCGCAGGCAAACGCGGCGTCCTACTGATCCCGTCCTTTGCGGTTGAACGAACCCAGGAAGTGCTTACCGACCTGATGATGATCATGGCTAACGGGGAAGCGCCGTCAGCCCCGGTGTTCATCGACAGCCCGCTTGCCAGGCGCGCCACGGCGATCTTTGAAAAACACGCCGACCTGCTGGCCAATGCAAAAGCTCTCAAGGCGGCATTGAAGTCTCCTGACCTGAGAATTTCCGAGACCGTGGACGATTCCAAGGCAATCGGAAAGCTGAGTGGCTTTCACGTCGTATTGTCTGCCAGCGGCATGTGCGATGCCGGGCGCATCAAGCACCACCTGAAAAACCATCTGCACCGCCGCAACGCCACCGTGCTGATGGTCGGCTACCAGGCCAACGGAACGCTTGGCCGGGTGTTGCTGAACGGCGCCAAGAAAGTGCGTATTCATGGCGAGGAAATTCAGGTCAATGCAGCCATCGAGCGTATAAACGGCTATTCCGGCCACGCCGACGCGCCGGAACTTGAACGCTGGATTTCCGAGCGCCTGCCGGTTCACCGCAACATGTTCCTGATCCATGGCGAGGAAGAAGGCATGGCCGGTCTCACGTCGCGCATCGCCAAAAAGCTGATGCCCGCTTCGCGCATCCTGCAGCCGGAAATCGACGAGACCTTCCGCCTCGACGGCAAGAAGGCGGTGAAAGTCCACAGTGACCAGCGCCGCTCCATTGACCCGCCCGAAGCGTCCCGCAAGCCTGATTACAACAATGAACTCACACAACTGGTGCTGGACATCAACGAGGCGGTGGAAAAAGTCGCCGGCAACAAGAACCGGTCCAAGCTTATCAGACGCCTGCGCCGGGCACTCGAGAGGGCAAAGTAG